Proteins co-encoded in one Metabacillus sp. KUDC1714 genomic window:
- a CDS encoding sn-glycerol-1-phosphate dehydrogenase — protein MIALNELSNLSKACTCGNQHYEITIDKIVISHEALKQAVSYTIDQSFQNIAIIADQTTFKVAGERLANLYKEANVNHEVVIIEANEINDVIADEVSLIEAMLGISQNTDVVIAVGSGTIHDIARFASFKMGKPFISVPTAPSVDGFNSMGAPVVIKGVKTTYQMQSPIALFADISILQEAPKEMIAAGFGDMIGKYTSLADWKFSHLIAGESYCPLSAQLTEEALEECVKQVDKISEADEEGIKILIEALIQSGMAMLLVGHSSPASGGEHHLSHYWEMEFLKQGKAQVLHGAKVGVSAQLILDLYKKEVLQLVSSTKRLEELDVNTEDKLDNVIARQKEVVEVLNSLPDASILANLLQKLEGIVRPTELGISTELVRNSLHEAHLLRNRYTMLKFWNEHVGIHQYA, from the coding sequence ATGATCGCTTTAAACGAACTTTCGAACCTGTCCAAAGCATGTACGTGTGGTAACCAGCATTATGAGATTACGATTGATAAAATTGTTATTAGCCATGAAGCGTTAAAGCAAGCTGTCTCTTATACAATAGACCAATCGTTTCAAAACATTGCTATTATTGCTGATCAGACAACATTTAAAGTAGCAGGAGAGAGATTGGCAAACCTGTATAAGGAAGCAAATGTAAACCATGAAGTAGTCATCATTGAAGCAAATGAAATAAATGATGTGATCGCGGATGAAGTTTCTTTAATTGAGGCAATGCTAGGAATCTCTCAGAATACAGATGTTGTCATTGCGGTAGGATCAGGAACAATACATGATATTGCTAGATTTGCAAGCTTTAAAATGGGGAAGCCTTTTATATCAGTCCCAACCGCTCCATCTGTAGATGGTTTTAATTCAATGGGGGCACCTGTTGTGATAAAAGGGGTAAAAACTACATATCAAATGCAATCTCCAATTGCGTTATTTGCTGATATTTCCATTTTACAAGAGGCTCCGAAGGAAATGATAGCTGCAGGCTTTGGTGATATGATCGGCAAATATACATCACTAGCAGACTGGAAGTTTTCGCATCTTATTGCAGGTGAGTCCTATTGTCCTCTTTCTGCACAGCTAACAGAGGAAGCGTTAGAGGAATGTGTAAAGCAAGTTGATAAAATTTCCGAAGCCGACGAAGAAGGAATTAAGATCCTAATCGAAGCACTTATACAATCTGGAATGGCGATGCTTTTAGTAGGTCATTCTTCTCCAGCTTCTGGTGGAGAACATCATTTATCCCATTATTGGGAAATGGAGTTCCTTAAACAGGGAAAAGCACAAGTACTTCATGGAGCAAAGGTTGGCGTTTCAGCACAACTTATTTTAGATTTATATAAAAAAGAGGTCCTTCAGCTAGTATCTTCTACAAAGCGTTTAGAAGAGTTAGATGTTAATACTGAGGATAAACTTGATAATGTCATAGCAAGACAGAAAGAAGTTGTTGAAGTATTAAACTCATTACCTGACGCAAGCATATTAGCAAATTTATTACAAAAATTAGAAGGTATTGTACGTCCAACTGAACTTGGAATTAGTACTGAACTTGTACGAAACAGTTTGCATGAGGCACACCTTCTTAGAAATCGCTATACAATGCTTAAATTTTGGAATGAGCACGTCGGGATTCATCAATATGCATAG
- a CDS encoding alanine--tRNA ligase-related protein has protein sequence MSKRKVYYQEPYKQTITTKLVLQAQDEIGRFYVVLEETIFYPTGGGQPHDTGTINGVHVYEVEEIDGEIRHYVEQPIEIHNKIVGEIDWDRRFDHISNTLGNIYYQQLLKKFMAIKQLVFT, from the coding sequence ATGTCAAAGAGAAAAGTTTATTACCAAGAGCCATACAAACAAACTATAACAACAAAGCTTGTCTTGCAAGCTCAAGATGAAATCGGCCGTTTTTATGTTGTATTAGAAGAAACAATCTTTTACCCAACAGGTGGAGGACAACCACATGATACAGGAACTATTAATGGTGTTCATGTGTATGAAGTAGAGGAAATTGATGGAGAAATTCGTCATTATGTTGAGCAACCTATTGAAATACATAATAAAATCGTTGGAGAAATTGACTGGGATCGTCGTTTTGACCACATCAGCAACACTCTGGGCAACATATATTATCAGCAGCTTTTGAAGAAGTTTATGGCTATAAAACAGTTAGTTTTCACTTAG
- a CDS encoding alpha/beta-type small acid-soluble spore protein — translation MANRNKLLVPSAKQGVNQLKAKVANTQKPEEAKYEIAKELGVPLKKGYNGSLTSRQAGKIGGNLGGNMVREMVKMAEQQLKK, via the coding sequence ATGGCCAATAGAAATAAATTGCTTGTTCCTAGTGCCAAGCAAGGAGTAAACCAATTAAAAGCAAAGGTTGCTAATACTCAAAAACCTGAGGAAGCCAAATATGAAATAGCAAAAGAGCTAGGTGTACCTCTTAAAAAAGGCTACAATGGTAGCTTAACCTCTCGACAAGCCGGAAAAATCGGTGGAAATCTCGGTGGAAACATGGTACGTGAAATGGTAAAAATGGCTGAGCAACAATTGAAAAAATGA
- a CDS encoding alanine--tRNA ligase: MANKIILENRSIETKWITEAELSHYSLRKELSVSENIRLVIIPNFDYNGCGGTHPNSTGQVSVIKILNWEKHKNYIRLYFVCGNRVLKQLHEKQSVIQRLTSILNSPQGQMKDAANRLIQQSKDLEKTVVELKTELLQYEARSHIANIQIIQDQKVVQAIFKNRLISELQQLARSITSLTNDVLVLLISENEDKLQLVCSKSKEVNGNMNQLLKGVLPVINGRGGGNDSFAQGGGERTISAEQLMRELMEKSM, from the coding sequence TTGGCAAATAAGATCATTCTTGAAAATCGTTCAATTGAAACGAAGTGGATAACAGAAGCTGAGCTCTCACACTATTCGTTAAGAAAAGAGTTGTCTGTATCCGAAAATATTCGTCTTGTCATCATCCCTAATTTTGATTACAACGGTTGTGGGGGAACGCACCCGAACTCAACCGGACAGGTAAGTGTCATTAAAATTTTAAATTGGGAGAAACATAAGAACTATATTCGACTATATTTTGTTTGTGGTAACAGAGTACTTAAGCAGCTTCATGAAAAACAGAGCGTTATTCAAAGATTGACTTCCATATTAAATTCTCCACAAGGGCAAATGAAGGATGCTGCAAACCGGCTAATACAGCAGTCTAAAGATCTTGAAAAAACAGTTGTAGAATTAAAGACCGAGCTTCTTCAGTATGAGGCTAGGTCTCATATAGCAAATATACAAATCATTCAAGATCAAAAAGTAGTTCAAGCCATTTTTAAAAACCGTCTGATTTCAGAATTGCAACAGTTAGCACGATCAATTACAAGCCTTACCAATGATGTTCTAGTTCTATTAATAAGTGAAAATGAAGACAAACTACAACTTGTCTGCTCTAAAAGTAAAGAGGTAAATGGAAATATGAATCAACTACTAAAAGGTGTGTTGCCTGTTATAAATGGGAGAGGTGGAGGAAATGATTCGTTTGCTCAAGGTGGTGGTGAACGAACGATTTCAGCTGAACAGTTAATGAGAGAGCTAATGGAGAAAAGTATGTAA
- a CDS encoding HAD family hydrolase — MHSLRETEAVFFDLDDTLYDQLTPFQLALEHCRIDLANTKVEDVFKKVRYFSDVLWKVHIRGEISLDLLRIERIRCAFNDFGLSLSNQRASEVQERYEFEQQQINPFPEVLTIIKDLQSRKLIVGVLTNGPVQHQMNKIKSLQIDQIIPPERIFISDGIGIAKPDKRVFEYVQRQINIESNKCCYIGDTWENDVVPPIEAGWTSIWFNHRKRKPQSNHIPLETIMSYDNFMLKLP, encoded by the coding sequence ATGCATAGCTTAAGAGAAACTGAGGCAGTTTTTTTTGATCTTGACGATACATTATATGATCAATTAACTCCTTTTCAATTGGCATTAGAGCATTGTCGTATCGATTTAGCAAACACTAAAGTAGAGGATGTATTCAAAAAGGTACGATATTTCAGTGATGTTCTTTGGAAAGTACATATAAGGGGAGAAATTAGTCTTGATCTCCTAAGGATCGAGAGGATCAGATGCGCTTTTAACGATTTCGGTCTTTCGTTATCAAATCAACGAGCAAGTGAAGTACAGGAACGCTATGAATTTGAGCAACAGCAAATAAACCCCTTTCCCGAAGTGCTTACAATAATAAAGGATTTACAATCAAGGAAATTAATTGTTGGTGTCTTAACGAATGGCCCTGTTCAGCACCAAATGAATAAAATCAAATCACTTCAAATTGATCAAATTATTCCACCAGAAAGGATTTTTATCTCTGATGGAATCGGTATAGCAAAGCCTGATAAAAGGGTGTTTGAGTACGTTCAAAGACAGATAAACATAGAGTCAAATAAATGCTGTTATATTGGTGACACTTGGGAAAATGATGTTGTGCCACCAATTGAAGCAGGTTGGACTAGTATTTGGTTTAATCATCGAAAAAGGAAACCTCAATCCAACCATATTCCGCTTGAGACCATTATGAGTTATGATAACTTTATGCTTAAGTTACCTTAA
- a CDS encoding ABC transporter substrate-binding protein: MMLMAMLVVVITGALSACSSGSSGGSEDGNVNLTFMFSGQPQEQTAYKNVVKKFEEAHPDVKVKTVVTAGDQYDTKLQAAIAGKSVPDVFFYNPGNLKAYVNSGVLMDITDLVENAEGADLTKIWESGVNKYRYDGEVAGQGAIYGLPKDLGPFAFGYNKTMFEEAGIPLPDPDKPYTLEEFLEVNKQLTKDKDGDGKLDQWGTGLNVNWSLQPFVWSNGADWLDETHTKVTVDDPKFIEALQYFADLQNVHKVTPSIAEGQTLDTYQRWMQGQIGFFPVGPWDMGAYKDLKFEYDLLPWPVGSTGETQAWIGSLGIGVSSKTKHAELAAELALYLSSDEEGQQALVDQQVQLPNNTDVAEKWAADTSIKPANKQEFLDIIGEHGRDLPTNFTYTGEWYDEFFKNIQPVIDGKKTAEEYVKEAQPKMQELLDKAIKQEEQAKK, translated from the coding sequence ATGATGTTAATGGCTATGTTGGTTGTAGTTATTACTGGTGCACTAAGTGCATGTAGCAGTGGTAGTTCAGGTGGTAGCGAAGATGGGAATGTTAATCTTACATTTATGTTTAGTGGACAACCTCAAGAACAAACAGCTTACAAAAATGTTGTGAAAAAATTTGAAGAGGCACATCCAGATGTGAAAGTAAAAACAGTTGTAACAGCTGGTGATCAATATGATACTAAATTACAGGCAGCAATTGCTGGGAAAAGTGTTCCGGATGTATTCTTCTATAATCCTGGTAATCTAAAAGCGTATGTTAATTCAGGTGTTTTAATGGATATTACTGATTTAGTTGAAAATGCTGAAGGTGCTGACTTAACAAAAATTTGGGAATCAGGTGTTAATAAATACCGATATGACGGCGAAGTTGCTGGACAAGGTGCGATTTACGGTTTACCAAAAGATTTAGGGCCTTTCGCATTTGGTTATAACAAGACTATGTTTGAAGAAGCTGGTATTCCATTACCAGATCCAGACAAGCCTTATACTTTAGAAGAATTTTTAGAAGTAAATAAACAGTTAACGAAGGATAAAGATGGCGACGGCAAACTAGATCAATGGGGAACAGGACTTAATGTTAACTGGTCATTACAACCATTTGTTTGGAGTAATGGTGCAGATTGGTTAGATGAAACACATACAAAAGTTACGGTTGATGATCCAAAATTTATTGAGGCGTTACAATACTTTGCTGATTTGCAAAACGTTCATAAAGTAACTCCTTCCATTGCAGAAGGTCAAACACTTGATACGTACCAAAGATGGATGCAAGGTCAAATTGGTTTCTTCCCAGTTGGTCCTTGGGATATGGGAGCTTACAAAGATTTAAAATTTGAATATGATTTATTACCATGGCCAGTTGGTTCTACAGGTGAAACACAAGCTTGGATTGGTTCATTAGGTATTGGTGTATCTAGTAAAACGAAACATGCGGAACTTGCAGCAGAACTTGCCTTATATTTATCATCTGATGAAGAGGGACAACAAGCATTAGTTGATCAACAAGTTCAATTACCTAATAATACGGATGTTGCAGAAAAATGGGCTGCAGATACATCAATCAAACCAGCAAATAAACAAGAATTCTTAGATATCATTGGTGAACATGGTCGCGATTTACCGACAAACTTTACGTATACTGGCGAGTGGTATGATGAATTCTTTAAAAATATCCAACCAGTTATAGATGGTAAGAAGACTGCTGAGGAATATGTAAAAGAAGCACAACCTAAAATGCAAGAATTATTAGATAAAGCAATTAAGCAAGAAGAGCAAGCAAAGAAATAA
- a CDS encoding glycoside hydrolase family 43 protein yields MTEFNVNNPLIEQRADPWIYKHTDGYYYFTASVPEYDRIELRRASTIQGLTDADAKTIWVRHETGLMSANIWAPEIHFIDGKWYVYFAAARTSETKDGLFDHRMFVLENSSANPLEGDWIEKGQVKTKWESFALDATTFEHKGIRYYVWAQKDPEIVGNSNLYIAEMENPWTLKGEQVCITTPEYEWEKIGFLVNEGAAVLKRNGRIFISFSASATDFNYCMGLLTADEDSNLLDPRSWNKSTDPVFTTNEETGQYGPGHNSFTVSEDGSQDIIVYHARNYKEIEGDPLYDPNRHTRVQAIVWNEDGTPNFGVPVPDTKPVLNSK; encoded by the coding sequence ATGACTGAATTTAATGTAAATAATCCACTTATTGAACAACGTGCAGATCCTTGGATTTATAAGCATACTGATGGATATTATTATTTTACTGCTTCTGTTCCTGAATATGATAGAATCGAGCTTCGTCGAGCATCAACTATCCAAGGTTTAACAGATGCTGATGCAAAAACGATTTGGGTGAGGCATGAAACAGGTTTAATGAGTGCAAATATATGGGCACCTGAAATTCATTTTATTGATGGAAAATGGTACGTCTATTTTGCAGCGGCAAGAACATCTGAAACAAAAGACGGATTATTTGATCACCGTATGTTTGTGCTTGAAAATTCATCCGCTAATCCTTTAGAGGGGGACTGGATTGAAAAAGGCCAAGTGAAAACGAAATGGGAATCATTTGCTTTAGATGCAACAACCTTTGAGCATAAAGGGATTAGATATTACGTTTGGGCACAGAAGGATCCAGAAATAGTAGGGAATTCCAACCTGTATATCGCTGAAATGGAAAATCCATGGACACTTAAAGGTGAGCAAGTATGTATTACAACACCAGAATATGAGTGGGAAAAGATCGGCTTTTTAGTGAATGAGGGTGCAGCTGTTTTAAAGCGTAATGGGAGAATTTTCATTTCATTTTCAGCAAGTGCAACTGACTTCAATTATTGTATGGGACTCTTAACTGCTGATGAAGACAGTAATTTATTAGATCCGAGATCCTGGAATAAATCCACTGACCCTGTATTTACAACGAATGAGGAAACAGGTCAATATGGACCAGGTCATAACAGTTTCACTGTATCTGAAGATGGGTCACAAGATATTATTGTTTATCATGCACGTAATTACAAAGAAATTGAGGGTGATCCATTGTATGATCCTAACCGACATACACGTGTTCAAGCCATTGTATGGAACGAAGATGGAACACCTAATTTTGGCGTACCGGTTCCAGATACGAAACCTGTTTTAAATAGTAAATAA
- a CDS encoding carbohydrate ABC transporter permease, which yields MKTTSKLYQSERRNAYLFVAAPVIGFLIFTLAPTLYSLYGSFTNWNGLGQMNFIGIQNYIDLLTDESFHKTMYNTLFMMLGIPIGLVLALLLALGLNRAIIGTQVFRVLYYVPVISSLAAISILWQWAYNGDYGLVNQFLGIFGIDGPSWLMNKDTVKPALILMTVWKGLGYSMLLYLAALQSVPKTYYEAARLDGANAFQVFKNITLPMVKPVTFFIVVTSIIGGAQIFTEINVMTPTGGPEYSSATVVFYIWQKAFGNFEMGYGSAMAVVLGLFIFAFTYIQFKVNEKSSYDLD from the coding sequence ATGAAAACTACTTCTAAGCTTTATCAAAGCGAAAGACGAAATGCTTACTTATTTGTCGCTGCACCTGTCATAGGATTTTTAATATTTACATTAGCTCCAACGCTATACTCTCTTTATGGGTCATTTACAAACTGGAATGGTTTAGGGCAAATGAATTTTATCGGTATACAAAACTATATCGACTTATTAACAGATGAATCTTTCCATAAAACAATGTATAACACATTGTTTATGATGTTAGGCATTCCGATTGGATTAGTATTGGCACTTTTGCTTGCGCTAGGGTTAAATAGAGCGATCATTGGAACCCAAGTATTTAGAGTCCTTTACTATGTTCCTGTAATCTCATCTTTAGCTGCGATATCGATTCTATGGCAGTGGGCTTACAATGGAGATTATGGATTAGTTAACCAGTTTTTAGGAATCTTTGGTATAGACGGTCCAAGCTGGTTAATGAATAAGGATACAGTAAAACCTGCGTTAATCCTTATGACGGTTTGGAAGGGCTTAGGATATAGCATGCTTTTATATTTAGCAGCTCTGCAAAGTGTACCGAAAACATACTACGAAGCAGCAAGGCTAGATGGAGCAAATGCTTTTCAAGTCTTCAAAAATATTACATTGCCAATGGTTAAACCAGTTACATTTTTCATCGTTGTAACATCGATAATTGGTGGTGCGCAAATCTTTACAGAAATCAATGTCATGACACCAACAGGTGGTCCGGAATATTCATCAGCAACTGTTGTATTTTATATTTGGCAGAAGGCTTTTGGAAACTTTGAAATGGGTTATGGTTCTGCAATGGCTGTCGTACTAGGTCTTTTTATTTTTGCATTCACTTACATTCAATTTAAAGTGAATGAAAAGTCATCATATGATCTTGATTAA
- a CDS encoding GntR family transcriptional regulator, whose translation MAQQTKASMVKQKIKAWIIEGKVLPGEKIYSENELVKMFEVSRHTVRQAVGDLVHEGWLYREQGAGTFVSNKPAQAQSQPVSLTGKNIGVITTYISDYIFPSIIKGIESYLSAHGYSLTFACTDNDPEKEKQCLEAMINRNIDGLIVEPTRSSSYNPNLHYYLEMEQNNTPYLMINQYYPQLNPPNIILNDEKGGFVATDHLIKLGHQKVIGLFKSDDIQGLNRMQGFIRAFRENNIPFFSEMIVTYTTEEKEETLPHRLKEILLSEENRPTGIVCYNDEIAINVLNLLRELEIKVPDDISIVGYDDSYLTEASETKITSVTHPKMDMGIEAAKWIVAAVEKRDKESIEKWQKIYDPELIIRNSTSAVKRNHSENKHVI comes from the coding sequence ATGGCTCAACAAACGAAAGCCAGCATGGTGAAGCAAAAAATTAAGGCCTGGATTATCGAAGGAAAAGTTTTGCCAGGTGAAAAAATATATTCAGAAAATGAGCTAGTTAAGATGTTTGAGGTTAGTAGGCATACCGTCCGCCAAGCTGTTGGGGACCTTGTTCATGAAGGATGGTTGTATAGAGAGCAGGGAGCAGGTACGTTTGTCTCAAATAAACCCGCTCAAGCTCAAAGTCAGCCCGTTAGTTTAACTGGGAAAAATATAGGAGTTATTACAACCTATATATCTGATTATATATTCCCGTCCATTATTAAAGGGATAGAATCGTACTTGTCGGCACATGGCTATTCATTAACATTTGCTTGCACGGATAATGATCCTGAAAAAGAAAAGCAATGCTTGGAAGCGATGATAAACCGTAATATAGATGGATTAATCGTAGAACCTACAAGAAGTAGTAGTTATAATCCAAATCTTCACTATTACCTAGAAATGGAACAGAATAATACTCCTTATTTAATGATCAACCAATACTATCCACAATTAAATCCTCCAAATATTATTTTAAATGATGAAAAAGGTGGATTTGTTGCAACTGACCATTTAATTAAGCTAGGTCATCAAAAAGTAATTGGTTTATTCAAAAGCGATGATATTCAAGGATTAAATCGGATGCAAGGATTTATTAGAGCATTTAGAGAAAATAATATTCCGTTTTTTTCAGAGATGATAGTAACCTATACAACGGAAGAAAAAGAGGAAACATTGCCCCATAGATTAAAAGAAATCCTTTTGTCTGAAGAAAATAGACCAACTGGAATCGTTTGTTACAATGATGAAATCGCGATTAATGTATTGAATTTATTAAGGGAGCTTGAAATTAAAGTTCCTGATGACATCTCTATCGTTGGTTATGATGATTCTTATTTAACTGAAGCGTCTGAAACGAAGATTACCTCTGTTACCCACCCGAAAATGGATATGGGAATTGAGGCAGCAAAATGGATTGTTGCAGCTGTAGAAAAAAGAGATAAAGAATCTATTGAAAAATGGCAGAAGATCTATGATCCTGAATTAATTATTAGAAACTCAACAAGTGCTGTTAAAAGGAATCATTCTGAAAACAAACATGTTATTTAA
- a CDS encoding carbohydrate ABC transporter permease codes for MEVVLEKKAETKVKYRSEKQNKKITNIIIFILLSIGAIFMVAPLLWMVSTSFKDIQEVYALPPIWIPESFDFIKYKEIWEKGPLLNGIFNSLIVAVSVTVIGTFTSALAAFAFGKMNFPYKNQLFLLLLTAMMIPYPVVMIPQFMIFSQIGWVDTLLPLIVPGLFGNIIMIFFLRQYLSSVPNSIIEAAKIDGCSYFKIFYKIIFPLVRPAVAAQLILWFMAIWNDYLGPILYLNSPEKQTLQLVIANFNSTYAIQSDYPLIMAASVVSLLPMLIVFIIFQKQIIESVAISGVKG; via the coding sequence ATGGAGGTTGTTTTAGAAAAAAAAGCAGAGACTAAGGTGAAATATAGATCAGAAAAGCAAAACAAGAAAATAACAAATATCATTATTTTCATCTTATTATCAATCGGGGCTATTTTTATGGTGGCACCACTTTTGTGGATGGTTTCTACATCCTTTAAAGATATTCAAGAAGTGTATGCACTTCCTCCTATATGGATTCCTGAGTCATTTGATTTTATTAAATACAAGGAAATCTGGGAAAAGGGTCCACTATTAAACGGGATTTTTAATAGTTTAATCGTCGCAGTTTCCGTAACAGTTATTGGAACATTTACTTCTGCTTTAGCAGCATTTGCTTTTGGGAAAATGAATTTCCCATATAAAAATCAATTGTTCCTATTATTATTAACGGCAATGATGATTCCATATCCAGTTGTGATGATTCCACAATTTATGATTTTCTCACAAATTGGTTGGGTTGATACGTTATTACCATTAATTGTTCCTGGCTTGTTTGGAAACATTATCATGATTTTCTTCCTAAGACAATATTTATCGAGTGTTCCAAACTCAATTATTGAAGCAGCGAAAATCGATGGTTGTTCTTACTTTAAAATATTCTATAAAATTATCTTTCCGTTAGTTAGACCAGCAGTTGCTGCACAGTTAATTTTATGGTTTATGGCTATTTGGAATGATTATCTTGGGCCGATTTTATACTTGAATTCTCCTGAGAAACAAACATTACAACTTGTTATCGCAAATTTTAACTCAACTTATGCGATTCAAAGTGATTATCCATTAATCATGGCTGCATCTGTAGTATCTTTGCTACCAATGTTAATTGTATTTATTATCTTCCAGAAGCAGATTATCGAATCTGTTGCAATCTCAGGGGTTAAGGGATAA